The uncultured Carboxylicivirga sp. genomic interval GAAGCACGAGGATATGGAAAACGTGTAGAAATAGATCATGGTTTTGGTTATAAAACGCTTTATGGACACATGGATCAGTTCAATGTTAAAATGGGTCAGAAAGTTAAACGAGGAGATGTAATTGGTTTTGTTGGGAATACAGGAACCAGTACTGCACCGCACGTACATTACGAAGTAATTGAAAAAGGGCGAAAAGTGAATCCTCAACATTACTACTTTAAAGAAGAGTTAACAGCTGAGCAATATGATAAGATGATTCAGATTTCGTCTAACTCAAATCAAACATTCGATTAATAATAAACTAGATAATAGAAAAGGCCGCTTATTGCGGCCTTTTTTTATTTCTTTTTTCTACGTTTTGATGTTCTATCATCAATTGCTTCAATTGGAACTTCTACATGTGATAATAGATTAGGTGCTTTAATGCTGGTGTTTTTTGTTTGAAAACCGAGGCTCTTAATTGGTTTATCGAACGGCATGTAGAAATCACCATCATCATCAATTATTAGCCGATGATTTAATTCTGGGAAATCAATTCTTGTTAGGTCTCTTACTTTAAATAATACCTGATTAGAAGGATCAGGGAAAGTACCGGAACCTTTGATCTGGCGAAACGAATGAATTTTACCTCTAACGAATGAGCCATCTGTATTAGTCCATACTTGAATAACAGGAGTTAAAGCATTTGCCCCTGTTAAATTAAAGCGGCTATAAGTACAAAAGTTGCCCAGGCTATAAGCAATAAATCGGTTATTGTAAATTTCGATGGAGCGCGGAACATGTGGACCATGCCCGAAAACAATATCAGCTCCGGCATCAATCATTGCATGTGCAAACTCATATACATTGCCTCTGTTTTCGCCATAGAAAATTTCTGTTTGTCGGTTTACGTGTTGGTGATCTTTGCCTTCGGCTCCCCCGTGAAACGAAACCACCACATAATCGCATTTGGCTTTAAGTTCCTTAACAATTCTTACTGCATTGGGGATATCACCAATTTGAACTGTTCCAGTGTTAGGGGCAAATCCACATAAACCTATTTTATATCCTTCGTATTCTAAAATATCCGTAGGTTTGGTAACTAACCCAGCATACGGAATTTGAAGACTATCCAAAATAAAAGTTGTTTTTTGCAAGCCTGCCGGGCCAAAATCCCGAATGTGATTATTTGCCAGGTTTAGTAAATTAAAACCTACTTTTTTCAATGCCGGAGCAAATGATGTTGGAGTTTTAAAAGCATAGCATTTAGTAGTGTCTTTGCATCGTTTAAATACAGCACCATCATCCAAGAAAGCTCCTTCGAGGTTACCAAATACAATGTCGGCACCTGCAAAAATAGGTTGAACTTCTTTTAATAAAGGCCATGGATCGTTGTTGGGCGGTAGGTATTGGGGCGAAGGAAAATGTGTGCCCAGCATCATATCACCTACACCAATAAACGAGAGTCCTTGTTTTTGGCTTTGTGCGTTTGATATGAATAGGTTGGTAATAAATATCAGGCTTAGAAGAAAGGTCGATTTCATAT includes:
- a CDS encoding CapA family protein gives rise to the protein MKSTFLLSLIFITNLFISNAQSQKQGLSFIGVGDMMLGTHFPSPQYLPPNNDPWPLLKEVQPIFAGADIVFGNLEGAFLDDGAVFKRCKDTTKCYAFKTPTSFAPALKKVGFNLLNLANNHIRDFGPAGLQKTTFILDSLQIPYAGLVTKPTDILEYEGYKIGLCGFAPNTGTVQIGDIPNAVRIVKELKAKCDYVVVSFHGGAEGKDHQHVNRQTEIFYGENRGNVYEFAHAMIDAGADIVFGHGPHVPRSIEIYNNRFIAYSLGNFCTYSRFNLTGANALTPVIQVWTNTDGSFVRGKIHSFRQIKGSGTFPDPSNQVLFKVRDLTRIDFPELNHRLIIDDDGDFYMPFDKPIKSLGFQTKNTSIKAPNLLSHVEVPIEAIDDRTSKRRKKK